aaaaagtggaaaacagctaaacatgagaggtttttggacaaagtttgtgttttccattctttaagcaccagcaccgtttcaaaagtacggGGTTGGCACCggtattggataaaacctaaacgatacccatccctagcactcagtgatgatggtgctgtggccccaccacctccacctctttgtAAGGAACTAACTGTAATCTGAAGCTTCAAATGGAACTAAGACTTCttccactaggtggcagtgtCTGATGAGAAACAGGAAGTTGCAGGATTTGGGCTGAAATGGGGAAAAGTGGTTAGCACTAGTGCCTTAAAGCAAGAAGGTTGTAGGTTGAAGCTTGTTGGCCTTTCTGTGGAGGTTGgatgttctcccacagtccaatgaaatgctgcttaagttcattggtgcttctaaattggctgtaggtgtggatgtgagagagtgcttctctgtctctctctgttggccctgtgatggactgctcacctgtgcaggtggaccacgcctcttgccctatgacagctagggCACAGGCTGCAGCCCTGTGAGCCTAAGCTGAATAAACAGTTAGCAAAAATGACCCATAGATGGCCTGAAATTCCCCAGTTAGCAGTTTGGTAGATAGCTATGACATGCTAATCCCCTCCAGCAGCTGTATTCTACCTGTAAGCTGATCCCTGCTGAGCCAAAGCACTTTTTCATATACAAATTACAACCTTTAATAGAAACCTATTGGTCAGCATCTTATTGGCCTGCTGTTAGCTTCTttccacagaaaactgagagaaactaacaaagttgataaagaataaagagaaatgtgctgatttaaagcctttgaagtgcttcagatgatctctgtccacttctgtccactcattcattcatgtaagctttctaatgcagctttgatcttcacagtctgctttatgaaactcattctaaccctgaatgtcagagtgttcctccttctctttcccatcattcatgctggcagtggaggagatttggatgttggactgtgttttggatgatgtgtgtatgtttgtgttggactgctgtctgtaaagcaaacgcacattttgctttggatttcagtgtcagacagactttaaggtggaatgaagagtttgagagtttcacagtgaattatccagtggaggatttttcttcttctttgaaggtttgaaatgtgaacattgttctgctgcagtcaatggactaaaccacagaagaagaaaacagactttaccatgaagatcctgagtgtggatcagtataatatcagcctgatgtctgcagttttgtgtcagcacaactttcacatcatattcatctcagcacaactaaaacatgctgactgacctcagagtttcaagtccacatcctggactctccaggaaaccacacagatgcttcactcctgaatcctgcagcttgttcCAGCTCAGGTGCAGTTctgtcagatgggaggggttggacttcagtgctgctgccagataatcacagctgatctctgacagagCACAGCTCaccaatctgtataaagaatgaaagatgtaagtttattagacaaagtgtgagcttgaaatcattcagtgtttcatcatctgttcagagctgaagaaggttcagaatgtagaagtttagaaaatggaaactccaaacagctgaagccaacaggaagcagcttcaaacaaacacaacaagagaaaaaactctgaatgtttcacattaaagtcgtacatttatcataaaaacaggacaaagacttgaaaaagtcgtgtttttccttccaggaaccacaaggcttcacttttaaaggtgaagtgtgaaagaaatggacatatttgaagtccaacacctttttccagtcacattattaaagcagacaaactacaagctcattttcattccaacaagtcatcttctgacctggactaacaacactggtctctatgtgcagccggctgtgagaccagtgctcagggagcgtctacaaagtgcaacactgaaagaacatcacacactaATTCGCTCCCATCATCCAAcctgaagaggaaacagagacggctccccttcaaagtaaaagctgctccTTTTGGACACAGTACCAAAGAAAGTCTATCAAGTCTGTCACTTCTGTTTGGagccaaaaggaaaaactgttgtTCAGTCGTTTGGAACGACACaacatttctgaaagcactcTTCACATTTGTCTTCAGACACATCCTGAACATTTAGGAACTAAAGaaagtttcaaacatcaaagacctgaaatatagaaaaacaacaacagccgcagtcagtgaactcacctcagagtctccagtcGACAGTTTGGACTCTCCAGTCCAGCACACAGAAGCTTCACACCTGAATCCTGGAGGTCATTATTTCCACTCATGTCCAGCTgtgtcagatgggaggggttggacttcagagctgaggccacaACTTCACAGTGAGACTCTGAGAGTCGACACTGAGTCAGTCTGTGAtgatagaaaatataaaatgtgttattataaaagcagaaaatctgcattataaacacagactgaatgtatatgaagacaaaacagagtgaggtCATAATCTGATGAATCTGCTCTTCACATCTGTGCTTCAGCTCCTCTTACTGTGTTTGACATGACGCAACGATTGAGTCTCTCTCAGACCTGCAGACTTTTAATGAGAATCTTTGTTTGGCTTTAATCTGCagatgaaggaggaagatgGTGTCACATTTAGGCTTCCATAATGTCCACAGTCTGTCACTGAGATCTGATCCAGAGTCAGAGTGAagacacacatttggactgtttcctgttttgactcCAGAACATTTTGAATGAGTTCAGCTCAGTGAAGAGTTCCAGCTGGAAAGATGATCTCTGTTTGCTACCTGCTGTCAGGTACGACTGTTCACGTCCACACGCAGGAAAAACCTGCTGACTGTTACCAAACGGAGCAGAAATCTCATCACTGGACAATAATGATGAATGAACTCAGAGCTGCTGATATCAGATCTGATTTCAGGGGaactaaacacagaaatgattgGCTCATTTTAGCTTTCTGAGCCATTATCTGCTGGTGTGTCGCTAGTTGGCAGAAAATGATTTGTATTCCTGTTCAGGGCTTCAGTGTTTATGAGTCCAGATCCAGGTGACAGCAAGTCAAAATGATGTTACCATTCTgtgtccagcagcagcctgtattCACTTTGAATATTGTTATAACCTGACATGGATCAGTTTGTCTTTGATTGGTTTGTAAATGTCACTGTTTCCATTGGACCTGAGTGacgtacaaagacagagagggagagaaaggagagagaggatggagacagcaaagagagagcaaacacaaacaggtgaGAGTGGACAGGTGACCAAGGtcagcaaccaatcagagagcttcTGTTTGACCCACAGTCACTGATGATGACTGCACATAACCAAGCAGTGTGTTACTCTGATATCAAATATGGATCCTGCTCTTATAATAATGATCATCAGATGatgttattgtgttattttataGCTGAATACGATGTTTGTGTGATTATCAGTGAAAGAAGCAgtgaggaggatggagagagagagaggacacagGGTGAAGTTAGAAACACTAAAAGGatttttcatggatttcatGGATGATTTGAGTGATTTCCAGCAGGACACTTAAACATGTCAGTGGACGTCCTAAAGAACATATTCACTGATATGAAACGTGTCATTGAACAGGATTAATATCAGTGGAAACAGCTGTGACTGCATGGATGTGACACACTTCAAATCTGTTCTCCACTCTTGGATTTGGGATccatggagctgctgctgagtctgtACAATAAAGGAATGGTGTGGAAGGTTGCAGCGTACggacacaaacactttgtgcttacaatctgattttattttcaaaattaaacTACTAACCTACACTGATCAATGATGTTAATGACCACATCTGGACTCACCCAGCCTTTCTGCAGTTCCTCACAGCTGGAATCAGTCTCTGTCGTCCCCGCTCTGATGTTTTGTACTTCAGCAGGTCCAACTCATCCAGAACCTCCTTTGACACCTGCAGCATGAAGGCCAGAGCTGAGCACTGGATCTCAGAGAGTTCCTCTGATCCTTTCTCTGACTTCAGGAACTCTTGGATTTCCTGATGTACTGAGAGGTCGTTCATCTCCATCAGACAGTGGAAGATGTTGATGCTTCTGTCAGGAGAGATTTCATCACTGTTcatctccttcaggttgttgatgaCTCTCTGGATGGTTCCTGGACTGATCTCTGTCTGACCCAGCAGACCTACTAAGAGTCTCTGGTTGGACTCCAGACAGAGGCCATGAAGGAAGCGAACAAACAGGTCCAGGTGGCCATTTTTACTCTGGAGGGATTTATACATGCCTTTAGTCAAAAAGACATCCATTGATGGGAAGCTATAAGACTTGAACTTGTTCTTAAAAAAAGATCTGTTTTTGTATTCTTCTCGGAAATTCCCTAGAAAACCTTCTACCACCCCAGTCTTCCTGTTGGTGTGACAGTGGAACATGTagacagcagccagaaactcctgaatgctcagatgaacaaagcagtagactggtttctggaagatcacacactctctttTGAAGATCTCTGTACAAACTCCTGAATACACCGAGGCCTCTGTCACATCCAGACCACACTGCTCCAGATCTTCTTGGTAGAACATGATGTTTCCTTTCTCCAGATGTTCAAACGCCAGCCTCCCCAGCTTCAGAAGAACTTTCCTGTCAGCCTCCGTCAGCTCCTGTGGACTCGTCTCACGTCCCTCATGGtacttgttcttcttcctctttgtctgaaccagcaggaagtgcgagtacatgtcagtcagggtcttgggcagctctcctctctgctctgtagtcaacatgtgctccagaactgtagcagtgatccagcagaagactgggatactacacatgatgtggaggctcctgcatgtcttcatgtgggagatgattctgctggacagctcttcatcactgaatctcctcctgaagtactcctccttctgggcgTCAGTGAAGCCTCGTACttctgttagcctgtcaacacatgtaggagggatctgattggctgctgcaggtcgggaagttatccagacgagagccgagggaagcagattcccctggatgaggtttgtcagcagctggctgactgatgacttctgtgtgacatcagacagcagcttcctgttggtgaaatccaatgaaagtctgctttcatccaggccgtcaaagatgaacaaaagctgagagacagccagcttctctgctgtgaccttctctaatgttggatggaaaacatggagcagctccagaagactgtactgctcatctctgatcaggttcagctccctgaatgaaagcagaaccaccacactgacatgttggttctccaagccctctgcccagtccagagtgaacttctgcaCTGAGAAGGTTTTTCCAACACCAGCCACGCCGTTGGTCAAAACCACTCTGATGGGTCTCTGTTGGTCAGgtaaggctttaaagatgtcctggCACCTGATTGGAGCGTCATGGAGGGCGTCCATCTTGGAAgctgtctccagctgcctcacctcatgttgggtatgaacctcttcactctgtccctctgtgatgtataGCTCAGTGTAGATCCTGTTGAGGAgggttctacttcctgtttcatcacttccttcagtcacacgttcacatctcctcctcagactgatcttatgttcatctaaaacctcctgcagaccaacatctgctgaaagaaagaaaaacaatgagactaaagagaaagaaaactcttcaatgtctgaacaacacaagaagtccagttttcagaaatgagtccatcagcagacagatgttcaGTCTTACTTTGTACACAGCTGCTCTGACTGGCTGTCTGCAGTCCAGCTGTGGTCCTGGATCTTTCTCCACACTGTGCAGAAGCTCTGATGGTGACACAGAAAAGTCAAAGGGGAGATACTTCTGTCCACCTTTGATTAGACTcattataaaaaggaaaacaaagtttgAACACAGTCATGTTTCCAGTTCACTGACTTACATTTATTCCATGGACACTCACTCTAACCTGAACCACAGCTACAACCCAACATTGTTGAGGCCTCATCTCCTCCTTTCCTGACTGTAGAGGTTAAATTTGCAACaaccaacaaataaaagaatttggttcatttcaaagaaattcaCACGGTGACCAAGTAAAGTAACCGTAGTAAAGGAGACAACATCCCGTTGATGGTGGgattatttgaaagatttgctTTAGTCACATCACCAAATGCAGTTGAACCACCCGTGGATCCATGTTTGACCATTCTAccactctgagctctgctttttaatcattttattattattatcattcatttattcattctttgGAGGGGGGCTATTTCCTAATGCCACCCTAATAAGGTGATGTTCAAGGGGAAATATAACAGAAACTCTTTCAGtgttattcattaataaattaacagataaactgtgaagaagaaaaaacagatttaaaggagagagtgagaaacTTGATCATCCACATGTTTATCAGTATCTGCTGTGACCATActgcagtaataactacaagtctacatttctgtgactgtTGATCAATCACAGCAGGAATCTGAGCTCATCTCTGCACACAGAGCAGCTTCAGCTCTGGGATAAACTGCTCGCTTCACGTCCTTCTCAGCTCACAGACACTCATCCTGATATTTTCCTTTAACATTTGATGGTATAATTCATCTGAGTTTACACTTTATCtgcataaatacagaaaaacagaccCAAACACCAGAAACCATCAGTTTCACCATGTAGAATATATTGTTGTTTCCTTGCTTTTAATTCAGAGAAAAACTCTGATTTTGATTTTCTCCGTTCTCTTTGCCACAGCCCatcccagcagcagctgaagcagctGACTGTCACAACACTGAATAACACTTTAGGAGGAATTTCAGAGGTCAGTAAAGCTCCAGTTTCAACATCAGTTAATTCATCATAGTTCATCATAAATGTGAACCTGGCTGgcacacatgttaatgttagCCATTTAAATATTAGCAGTTAGCTAAGGCCACAAGAAGAAGAGGCCCTAGAAGAACAATGGATGATAAGATTAGATTTTCAAGACTAGGCAGAGACGTGTTTTCCTTTACTGTCTCTTACAGAGGAGGGAGCAGATACCAGACGAGGTCACGGAGGTACGGGGAGGATTCGCAGCAGACAGCAAGACTGCCACGTCCATGCGAGAGAGCGATGGCTACGAtaatctctgtttttgtctcactATCTAATGTTGTACAGCCCATTTGAGGGTTAACACAAACATTAGTCCTTCTACTTAAGTATGTTTGACACTTTGTTTGCGTCTAAATTAActttagtcaaaggagcttgcaaagaaaagcgtctggacttctttaagttacttaaaGTTTAAGTAACTTTAAGTTTAAGTTACTTaattaacgcccactcacatcctgggccatctgatctcaggaatttgcatgataaggtggggccaggtttcacaatgaacccacccgaaactctggctgattgggacccacacccaatttcacaccttggctcaggcgattagaggatcatcagggggtccttttgtccctctgtggggggatactcccactaggtttatatctgggactctccaccatttgaccttagaactgaagaagcttctcggatgagaggtgaaacgtcttcaagtaacttaaagaagtccagacgcttttctttgcaatctCCTTtgactacacagcaaatccagcatgtccaaattaacactgtcggatttgatttcaacactattaaagtgtctatatgggtccacaccagagagtgttcaTTTAACTcattttggagagttggtactttaactctgatttagtgttaaacaccaaatctgtctggagttgataatttaacacttggtgttaagagtttatatattaactctcaaagagtattttagtttaactatataagagttatcttctaattcattctaaaaagctggaattttactgttctgaacttctagaaatttcttttggaaataaacatttactaaaaagacgcaatggtttttgaaaaacatttattctgaactgtgcaccacaatttcaaaacattttctgaaagatgtaacagtgtacatgttctcactttcattagaattgtgtttatcaaaaggtctgacataggtgagctggtaaatgaaaataacagcattctcatcacttatttcttcaatacaatatgcatgtccttcattcatccctttgtggaacttcaactcacttctgctctcccccatattccatcttcacaagcatatcctgtgcggagattgaataaaaattagttgacactaattaatggcacaaataatccagtaaacaattgcagcacagtaaaaaaaaaaaaaaggaatcctttttgagccattacttgtgtaaagtattttcccaaaagacaaagacacaggcaacaggtaatactgaactaaatgtaaaacctcaacctttttaatttttacctaaaccgtgtgcacaaaactctggagggatctatgctaacgtagaatccagtcaggacgcctgctactgctgtttgctctgttttttgtttttttttttatgggcgatcattttcaggcttcaagtagcaacgtttcacattctacacattgttttaggtgtatttgaccaaaagtttgactgaaaattcacatgcaagctttttttcaaggctgtggtatttgcccgcaaacaatacctttcagctagctaaaacagaatgttatgctatcagcgagcaacatagCTAaagcctttcacacagctttgtctcaactccaaagagccacagaagtaaaagctataaaataataattgaaacaatctttgaaaaaacgacttaccaagcatggcaaacaactcaaatatgtagagcaaaatgttctgaaacggcttcacttcagcttcgattggagccgtgctgggggcggagtctgtgaatttactctgttggtgtcatagcccctctaggagttcagagttaagaggtcaagagttaatgtttccattgtaacacctccagatttgacatagaAACACTAATTTTTAACActattttaactactatcattttacacctcagagttacattaaaagaatgtgactctacttagagtaaaattaactctacttttgcaagaagactattaacaccaaaacatttaacacttttgaatttgctgtgtacgatgacctggatgactgagaaccttcacagataaaTTAACTTTACTGTTAACGAGTTTTCACGTTTCTGTAATCCACCAGTGTGCTCATGCTTTTTTAagtgaaaacatatttttaatgatcaaatataattatgtttgttctttgtggattttaaatgtcCTTGACAGAGACAGATGATAATCATTATCCTGCACTGTGGTCTCAGGTTTGGTCGAGCTAGCACAAAGAATGGCTATGTTGAACTTCCTCCTGGGATCTACACTAAGAAGTGAGTCCAACATTAGCAGGGTCTCTTTCCTTTATCTGGATTCACTTTAGCATTCACAGTCACGTGAAGCTTGTTATTAACTCGATAAGTCAACCCAGGGTTTCAGCTGAGCgctcacatgaaacacatggtgTTGGCAGCATCTGATCAATCATATTCATGGAGACGTGTATCAGCAACAGAGCAGCTGAGTTTGCAGAAGGAAGTCAAACTAAACcacaggaacaatatgaggagatta
The window above is part of the Astatotilapia calliptera unplaced genomic scaffold, fAstCal1.2 U_scaffold_43, whole genome shotgun sequence genome. Proteins encoded here:
- the LOC113018140 gene encoding protein NLRC3-like yields the protein MLKISAKDKGLYRDRLRQDAKRRHLDKIACIGNVDQYEIRQRSGNPYSLPPLSYPDIFAESQTKAQRDQPGPPPSSVSLQSDVSRGFLIDSKVSAAERGQRSQSAGSSCPSVRSDWSKDKPPVFIGEPGPTRINKRPESPGPEPSCVSLKSNESKDFGIDFKGCSSAAERASAQCGERSRTTAGLQTASQSSCVQTDVGLQEVLDEHKISLRRRCERVTEGSDETGSRTLLNRIYTELYITEGQSEEVHTQHEVRQLETASKMDALHDAPIRCQDIFKALPDQQRPIRVVLTNGVAGVGKTFSVQKFTLDWAEGLENQHVSVVVLLSFRELNLIRDEQYSLLELLHVFHPTLEKVTAEKLAVSQLLFIFDGLDESRLSLDFTNRKLLSDVTQKSSVSQLLTNLIQGNLLPSALVWITSRPAAANQIPPTCVDRLTEVRGFTDAQKEEYFRRRFSDEELSSRIISHMKTCRSLHIMCSIPVFCWITATVLEHMLTTEQRGELPKTLTDMYSHFLLVQTKRKKNKYHEGRETSPQELTEADRKVLLKLGRLAFEHLEKGNIMFYQEDLEQCGLDVTEASVYSGVCTEIFKRECVIFQKPVYCFVHLSIQEFLAAVYMFHCHTNRKTGVVEGFLGNFREEYKNRSFFKNKFKSYSFPSMDVFLTKGMYKSLQSKNGHLDLFVRFLHGLCLESNQRLLVGLLGQTEISPGTIQRVINNLKEMNSDEISPDRSINIFHCLMEMNDLSVHQEIQEFLKSEKGSEELSEIQCSALAFMLQVSKEVLDELDLLKYKTSERGRQRLIPAVRNCRKAGLTQCRLSESHCEVVASALKSNPSHLTQLDMSGNNDLQDSGVKLLCAGLESPNCRLETLRLVSCALSEISCDYLAAALKSNPSHLTELHLSWNKLQDSGVKHLCGFLESPGCGLETL